In the Prochlorococcus marinus str. MIT 9312 genome, AATGTTATGGAGGAGATATTTCTAGGAAAAAGAAACTTTTAAAGAAACAAGCCAAAGGTAAAAAAAGGATGAAGGCAATGGGTAAAGTTGAAGTCCCTCAAGAAGCTTTTATGGCAGTATTGAAATTAAACCAGTAGTTTTTTTTAATTTTAAATTAACTGCTATTTTTTTTTAAAAGAATTGGGTATATTTCAGTCATATCTGTAAAAAAAGATTTTGGATATTAACTCATTTAATCGTGTGGGCACAAATATCAGAAAAGCTGGATTTCTAATTGTACTTTTTTATCTGCTTGTTGTTTTAATAATGAAATTTTTAGAGGCCAATAATTTTTTTGGTTATTCATTTTCAATGTTAAGCAATGATATCTTTGCCCCTCCTTCGCTTAATCATTTTTGTGGGACAGATAGATTAGGAAGAGATGTTTGCTTAAGAACTTTGCAAGGATCATCCTTAGCGATAGAAGTTGTATTCTTAGCTATTCTTTTTTCATTAAGTTTGGGTTTGCCATTGGGATTATTAAGTGGATATTTTGGTGGTTTTTTTGATAAATGCTTATCACTAATAATGGATACTATTTTTTCAATACCTGTAATTTTGCTTTCAGTTGTTGTGGCTTTTGTATTGGGTAAGGGTATCCTTAACGCAGCTTTGGCATTGTGTATTGTTTACTCTCCTCAATATTTTAGATTAATCAGAAATCAGACAATATTGGTTAAATCCGAAACTTATGTGGAGGCAGCTCAAGTTTCAGGAGCTGATGTTAAAACAATTATTTTTAAATATATTCTTCCAAATGTAATAACACCTTTGCCTATCCTGCTTACCCTAAATGCTGCGGATGCTGTTTTGGTATTGGGAAGTTTAGGATTTTTAGGCCTTGGTGTTCCTGCAGATGTTCCTGAATGGGGCAGTGATTTAAATCTTGCTCTTGCAGCTTTACCTACAGGTATATGGTGGACGGCTTTGTTCCCAGGTTTGGCAATGTTTTTTTTAGTTTTAGGCCTTTCTTTTATAGGGGAGGATCTTGAAGAGATTTTTGATAGTCAAAATTCCGAATAAATTTAGTTTTCTTTAATAGGATCAAAATTTCCTTGATCATTCAACGTTGGATATTCTTTAGCTGATTTTTTATAAATAGTAGCTAATTCTGGGTAACACCACTCAAACAAGGTCTTTCGATATTCATCCATATTTAAACCTTCGCCATTTGTTGGCAATTTCCCTTTATTTTTTCTCTGACGAATAGCTTCAAATAATAATATGGAGGCAGCAACTGATACATTCAAGGATTGAACCATACCTCTCATAGGTATGAAAATTGATTGATCAACCATAGATATAATTTCTTTACTTAATCCCCATTTTTCTGCTCCTAAAACAAAACATGTATTTTGAGAATAATCAAAATTTCTATAATCGACGGATTCACTATTGAGAGTTGTTCCATATAATTTAAAACCCTTATTCTTTAAATCAGATATTGCAGTAATAGTGTTTTCATGATTATTTAATTTGACCCATTTCTGACTGCCTTGCGCAGTACTATTAAAAGTCTTAACGGCATTCGTTTTGCTAATAAAATTTGCTTCGAAAACTCCAGCTGCATCACAGGTTCTTAATATAGCTGATAGATTATGCGGCTTATTGACATCCTCAACTAAAACAGTCAAGTTTTGCATTCTGCAATCTAAAACACTTTTGATTCGCTCAAATCTTCTTGGCAAAATTGACATTTATAATTTTTTCGCACTTTTTAAATTATATTCAAAAAATATTGATTACCTATAAAATCTCTTGGTTTATAATATTTGAGTAGTTTGAATTAACTAAATGGCATACATAGAATGGGACTATACAGTTATCACTAGCATGGTAGAAAAACAAGGATGGAATTTACCTGAACGAGAATCTGAAGAATGGAATAAATTTAACGATGAATTAGGAGAAAAAATGAGAGGAGTTGGAATCGTTTTTGAAAAATATTGTAAATTTATTCCTGATGTAGGAGAAGGAGTTCATCTTTTAGATGAATAATCAAAGAAAGTTTTAAACCATTGATGTATCCCTTAATCAATGGCTTATTAATAAATAAGATAATACAATTTCATTAAATTAGAACTGGTAATTATTAAGGCTTTATAAAGCTTGTACTTTTAAAAGTTTCTTCGCAGTAGATAATTTTTTTTAATCCCACAGAAAAGTTATTTAAACTCTATATTTGTATAAAAATATGAAAAATAAATTAACCTTTTTATTCGATGGTGGATGTCCACTTTGTTTGAGAGAAACGAATTTTTTAAAAAAAAGAGATATCTTAAATCAAATTTCATTTATAGATATTAATAGTAAAGATTATGACCAAAGCCTATTTAATGACATCTCATATTCAGAAGCCATGTCAAACCTGCATGGGATTATGGAAAATGGTGCAATTATTAGGGGACTAGACGTACTTGCATATTCTTATGAATTAGTTGGTTTAGGCTGGGTTTATTATCCTTTGAAGATTAAATTCTTATCTCCCATGTTAAGGCTGGTTTACAGATATTGGGCAAAATATAGACTTCAAATTACGGGTCGATCCGATATTGAAAAAATTTGTACCTCTCAATGTGAACAATAAATATGGACAATATCGACATAGACAGAATAATAGAAATGTGTTGGGAAGATAGAACACCCTTTGAAGCTATTGAGTATCAATTTGGTTTAAAAGAGGAAGATGCGATAAAAATTATGCGACAAAATCTTAAACCTAAATCCTTTAAAGTTTGGAGAAAGAGAGTTTCGGGAAGAAATACAAAACATATGTTGCTTAAAGATTCAACTAGATTTAAATCTACTCATAAAAGAAAATTATAAATTTTGAAAAATCTTTCTACTAAAACTTGTCCTGTTTGCAATAGGCCGTTCGAGTGGCGTAAAAAATGGAAAAACTGTTGGGATGATGTTATTTACTGTTCAAAAAGATGTAGTAAGAGGAAGTCATAAAGATGAAACAAGTATCAATTATTTTCCCGAATCAACTTTTTAGAGAAAGCCCAATCTTAAAAATAAGTTGTGATATTTTAATTTTGGAAGACTCATTATTTTTTGGAAATGATAAATTTCATAAATTAATTAACCATAAAAACAAGTTAGTTTTTCATAGAGCATCTATGCTCGCTTATAAAAAATATTTAGAAATATCTGGCTTTAAAGTTTTATATATCGAAAACAAGAATAATATTTCTACAGTTGACTATTTATCAGAATTTATTAAAGATAAATATCAGAAAATAAATCTCATAGAACCGCATGATTTTTTAATAATGAAGAGGATAAATCATTTTGTTGAAAGTAATAATTTAGCTTTAAATGTTTTGCCTTCTCCTATGTTTATGAGCAGTGAAGATTTAAAAGAGTTATTTGCATTAAATACAAAAAAACCTCTTATGAGGAGATTTTATGAGAATCAAAGGAAAAGCCAAAAGATATTAGTTAATCCGGATGATACACCTGAAGGTGGCAAATGGAGTTTCGATGAAATGAATAGAAAAAAATTACCAAAAAAAATAACCATACCTGATATACCCAAGTTACTAAAAAATAACTTTGTAGTTTATGCCGAAGAGTCATTAGCTAATTTTGATATTGAGTTTATTGGAGAAAGCAATAACTTTTTATATCCGACTAATTTTGATGAGGCAGATGAATGGTTAAATGATTTTTTTAAACATAGATTTTTTTTATTTGGAGATTACGAAGATGCTATTTCTAAAGAAAATTCTTTTTTATGGCATAGTTTACTTTCTCCTCTTTTAAATAGTGGTTTATTGACTCCAGATGAAGTTGTAAATAAAGCATTACTTTTTGCCAAAATTAATAATGTTTCCATTAACTCTTTAGAGGGTTTTATTCGTCAAATTATTGGATGGAGAGAATTTATTTGCCTTGTTTATAAGAAGTATGGAACAAAGATGAGAAATAGTAATTTTTGGAATTTTGAAAATAAACCAATTCCAGAATCTTTTTATAAGGGAAATACAGGAATTGAACCAGTAGACGTTGTTATAAAAAATATTATTAAATTTGGTTATTGTCATCATATTGAGAGGCTAATGATTATTGGTAACTTTATGCTTCTATGTAGAATTCACCCTAATCAAGTTTATAAATGGTTTATGGGAATGTTTATTGATTCTTATGATTGGGTGATGGTTCCTAATGTTTATGGAATGAGTCAGTTTAGTGACGGAGGTATTTTCTCAACTAAACCATATATATCAAGCTCTAATTATGTAAAAAAAATGTCAAATTTTAAAAGTGGACCTTGGTGTTCAATATGGGATAGCTTATTTTGGAAATTTATTAAAGATAATGAAAGTTTTTTTAGAAAGCAATATCGACTGTCTATGTTAACGAGAAATCTTGACAAAATGTCAGATGAAAAATTAAATAATCACTTAAGAACAGCTGATAAATTCTTAAGAGATATTCAATAAATTAAGAGTAATATCCTAAAGTTACTTTTGAAAAATTAAAAAAATATTATATTATTACGAAATATTACAGGCCGATGTTAAATTAAAAAAAAATTAGGCTAAACATGAATATTGGGATTCTTTTTTTGAAAAGTAATTTGACTGGAATTATCACTTTTTCTGAATTAGATTGGATAACTAACCATCAATCTAATTTCACAAGGTTGGAGGAATCTATAGCAATTAAATTAGGAAGAATGCTTGATGCAGGATCTATCAATATAGGTTGCCGTTTGAATTCCTAATTAAGTTTTTATTTTATTAATGAAGTATCAAGAAGAGAAAAAATTATTTTTTCGGGAAAGAATTCATTCTTTAAATATCTTTCTTTTTTTAGGATTTAATCTGACACTGATTTCTATCTTAGGTTTTATTTGGTTCAATTCATCAATTGAGAAAGTAGTCTAAATTTTTAAATCTTTTGTATATTAAAGTTATATTTAAAAATAAATTATATTTTGAGCATAGGATATTTACAAAGGAAAGCAGCATGGGAAATTTTATTAAAAGTTAGTCATGGTGATTTTTCTGATCATGCCCTTGAGAAGGTTTTAAGAAATTATCAATTTAATCCTTTAGATATAGCCTTCATCACAGAATTATCTTTTGGATGCATAAGGTATAGAAAATTTCTTGATCTTTGGACGGATCATACATCAAAAATTACTCATAAAAAGCAGCCTCCAAAGTTAAGATGGCTTCTACATATAGGTTTATATCAACTATTGAAAATGGATAAAATTCCATTTCCTGCGGCTATTTCTACCACTGTAGAAGTAGCTAAAAAAACAGATTTAAATGGGTTAGCGGGAACTGTAAATGCGATATTGAGAAATGCATCAAGAAAATTAGAACAAAAAATTTTACCGGAATTATCTTCTGATAGAAAAGAAAGAATTTCATATCTTGAATCATTTCCATTATGGCTTTTGAAGGATCTTTATAAATGGGTCGGCAATAGCGAGGGTGAAAATATCATTAAGGCATTTAATAAAAAACCATCAATTGATTTGAGAATTAACCAACTAAAAACTAATTTAGATAACTTTTTGAAAGTACTTCATGAAAATAATATTGATGCTGAAATTATTAAAGATTTACATAATGGAATTACTTTAAAATCTAATCCAAGATCTATAAAAAATTTACCAGGATATAGTGATGGACTTTGGACAATTCAAGATAGATCTTCTCAGTGGATAGCACCGCTCTTAAATCCAAAAGAAGGTGAAAAGATTTTAGATGCTTGTGCAGCTCCAGGAAGTAAGTCTACCCACCTAGCAGAATTAACAAATGATAGTGCAGAAATCATTGCCGTAGATAGATCAGCAAAAAGATTGAAAATACTGCAATCAAATTTAGAAAGGTTAAATTTGAAATCTGTTAATACTCTTAAGGCTGATGCTACGAGTTTGATTGAATTAAATCCTAAGTTTATATCTTATTTTGATAAGATTTTATTAGATGCTCCATGCTCAGGCATTGGAACTCTTTCCAGGAATCCAGATTCTAGATGGTCTTTAAGTAAAGAAAAAATAAAATCTTTAACTTTATTACAGGAAAAACTTTTGGAGAGTATTTTTCCTCTTTTGAAAAAAGAGGGCACTTTAGTTTATTCAACTTGTACTATTTGTCCCGATGAAAATAATCTATTAATTGAACGATTTATTGAAAAAAACAAAACTTTAAAATTGGTTGGCCAAAAGCAAATTTTACCTAGCTTGGATTATCCTGGTGATGGATTTTATTCTGCAATAATTTCTTATAAATCTTAAAAATATAATTTATTTTTTAATTGGAATTTTATAAATTTCAGATATGAACTTCTTCCATAAATAAGCCGCATTCCCACTAGATAATTCAGATTCCTTGTTATCGTCGTAACCTATCCAGATCCCTGTTGTAAGGTTATTAATGGAACCAATAAACCAGAGATCTTTATTTCCATCAGATGTTCCTGTTTTGCCATAAATTTTCTTTCCTTTTATAGAGGCTGCTTTTGAAGTCCCTTCTTTTACAGATTTTTCAAGAAGTTTATTTATTTTCTTGTTTATTTTTAAATCTAATATTTTCGTGGAAATAGATTTGTTTTCCCAAATAGGTTGTTTTTTAAATGATTCTATTTTTTCTATGATTTCAGGGCTTTGAATCTTCCCATTATTGTTAATTGCAGAATATGCATTTGTGATGTTTAAAAGATTATCTCCGTAGGAGCCAATAGCTAACGATGGGAATTCCTCAAACTCTTGCTCGTAACCTAGTCCAAATGAATTTGCTAAATTAATAATATTTTTTAAGCCGATTTTTTTTGTTATTGATATTGGAACGATATTTGATGAACTTTTAAATGATTCAATCAAAGATATTGAACCTCTATAGTCTTCTGAAAAATTTTTTGGGCAATAACTTTCCCAGCATATTGGTAAGTCTTCAAATTTATCGCTTAATTTTATTCCTTCTATTAATGCAGCAGCATAAGGGATTATTTTAAATGTAGAACCTAAAGGTCTTACAGATGAAATCACTCTATTGTATTCATTAATTGATGGATTTTTGCTGGTTATCATTGTCCTGATTAGTCCTGTGTTTGATTCGATAGATAACAGAGCAAATTCAAGTTCTTTAGGCCCTGCATATCTTGATATTTTTTGACCTTTTTCTTGCCAATCTTTGTTGATAGAAGATTTAATTCTTAAAAACTCATAATCATTTTTACTTCCAATTTTTTTATCTGTTTCCTCAAGAATAAAATTTATTAATAATTTATCATCTAAAAAATTATCAGCTGTTTGATAATTTAATTTGATTTTTTCTTTAATAGCCTTATTCTTATTTGCAAGAGAAATATATCCATCAACATACATTGATTCAAGAACTTTATTTCTATTTTTAATAGCTAGTTCTAAATTTTGATAAGGTGAATAAATTGATGGAGCTGGAGCTAATCCTGTAATTAATGCGATCTCTGATAATGTCAATTCTTCTATGAATTTTCCAAAATAAACTTTGGCAGCCTCGTCTACCCCGTATGCTCCTGATCCTAGATAAATATTATTTAAATATAATTTTAAAATTTGATTTTTGTTATATCTAAATTCAAGTATGAGTGATATAAATATTTCTTTGAGTTTTCTTTGAAAACTTAAATCATTATTTAGAAAAAGTAATCTAGCAACTTGTTGTGTAATCGTACTTCCTCCCTCTTTAACATAACCACTTCTAATATTTTGAATAAGGGCACGTGAAATACTTTTTAAATCTATTCCATTATGGATATAAAATCTTTTATCCTCAGAAGATATAAAAGAATGTTTGAGGAAAATTGGAATTTTATGATAACTATTATCTATTTCAAATTTGCGGCTTAATTTGCTTAGTATCTTATTATCAGAAGATGATATTACATAAGAATATTTGGTTACGTTAGATCTTTGATTTTTAGAGTTGTCAAATTTTAACGTACTAGATATTAGACTAAAAAAATAAAAAGATATTCCAGAAAAAATTAATATTGGAATTATTAAAACAAAAGATTTGAATTTAATCTTTTGCACCTTAAGCAACTAAAAAACTATGTCCTATCGCTAAAGCTGTAACTAACATTCCAGTTATAAGGAACGGTTGGGCACTTGCTTGATATTTGACATCAAACTTTAGAGGATCTCTTAGTAACCACATATCTTGGAATGTAATTTGTGGAATTACCAATAAAACCAAAATTACAGAGGCTAAATGTTGACCAATAATGACTAATACAACCACCATTGCTAATTGAAAAATGTCAATTAGTCCTGCACTTATCCTACTTGCATTTTTAATTCCAAATACTACTGGTAGAGAATTTAAGCCTAGCTTTGAGTCTCCTTCAACACTTTTGAAATCATTAATCACAGCAATTCCAAGTCCTGAGAGACTATATGCAAGTGTTAGTAACGCCGTTACGATAGTTAATTTACCAAACAAGGCTTGTCCTGCCCACCAAGGTAAAGCTATATAAGATGCTCCTAATGCATAATTTCCAAGCCAACCATTCTGTTTTAATTTGAGTGGTGGAGCAGAATATATATAACTAACAAAGGAACCTCCTAATGCCAAAAGTAAGACGGAGGGGAAGCTGTGCTTAGCATATAAATCTAATAGAAAAGCAACTATTAAACCCGCTATAAGTAATACCCAGATTTGTATTTTTACATCTTTAATTGAAATTTTCCCAGAAGGAATTGGTCTATTTGGTTCATTAATTGCATCAATTTCTTTATCAAAAAAATCATTTATGGTTTGGGTATAACCAGCCAGAAGTGGTCCACTCATCAACATACATGCTAATGAAGCTAGAACATTACTAAATGTCCATTCAAAATTCCCACTTGCAGCTGCTCCACAAATAACTCCCCATATCAAAGGGATCCATGTGATTGGCTTCATTAACTGTATACGGAGTTTCCATATACTTGATGTTTCAGAGGCACCCTTAATTCCTAATAGTTGTTTTGGATCATTCACTATACTCTTTAACCTTTCTCAATTTCTTCTGGGAAAAACCAATTTTGCTCACCATTCTGAAATTTTGCGGTGATTCCAATACTTCTGCCGTCTGTCATTTTATAGCCTGTTATTACGGCTTTAGGATTCGAGGATATTTGATCGATTAATTTAGCTGGTAGTCTATCTTTTACTTTGTTAATGTTAATTTTGATTTTACTACCGATTTTGGGTAATAATTTTGTTTCAGCCATAAGAGGTAAAATGGAAGCTATTATGCAAGATTAACAGCATTTGGACAATTTTTACTAAAATGGTAGCTCTTCGTTTAATTCCTTGTTTAGATGTCGCTCATGGCAGAGTGGTTAAAGGTGTAAATTTTGTTAACTTGAGAGACTCAGGCGATCCTGTTGAATTGGCTTGTAGGTATTCTGATGAGGGCGCAGATGAATTAGTATTCTTAGATATTAGAGCTAGTGTAGAAAATAGAAATACATTAGTTGACCTTGTCTCTAGGACCGCAAAATCAGTAAAAATCCCATTTACAGTAGGTGGAGGAATAGATTCTGTTTCTTCAATTAATGATCTTTTAAGAGCTGGAGCGGACAAAGTGAGTTTGAATTCTTCTGCTGTTAGAAATCCAGATTTAATTTCTAAAAGTTCTAGAGAATTTGGTAATCAATGTATCGTGATAGCAATTGATGCTAAAAGAAAAGTGAATAAAACTGATGAATGGGAGGTATATGTAAAAGGGGGTAGAGAAAATACTGGAATAGATGTATTAAGTTGGGCAAAGAAAGTTGAGGAGTTAGGCGCAGGGGAAATTTTGCTTACTTCAATGGATGGTGATGGCACGCAGAATGGATATGATTTACATCTGACTGAATCTGTTGCCAATATTGTTAATATTCCAGTGATTGCTTCTGGAGGAGCAGGTTGTTTAGAAGATATCTATGATGTTTTCAATGAAGGCAGGGCATCTGCCGCACTTTTAGCATCATTACTTCATGATAAGAAACTTTCTTTAAGAGAAATAAAGACTTTCCTCCTCGAAAGAAAACTTCCAATTAGACCATATGAATAAAAAATTTAATACCAAAAAGAAATAAGTTAAAAATTTAAAAATGAAATTCACAAAAACTATCGAAGTCAAAAATATATTTAATAAAATTTCTTATAAATATGACTTTTTAAATAATCTATTAAGTTTTGGGCTGCACAGATTATGGAAAAGGAAATTAGTTGATTTATTGGAACCTTTAAATGGTGAAGATTGGGCAGATTTATGCTGTGGAACTGGAGATTTAGCATTCTTAATTTCTGAGAGAGTTAGTCCAAGGGGTTCAATTACTGGGATTGACAGTGCAGAGGATATCTTAAATATTGCAAAAAAAAAATCAGAGCTAAAAAAAAATAAATTTATTAAGTGGGAAATTAAAGATGTATTAGAAATTAATGATTATTCAAAAAATTTTGATGGAATTTGCATGTCATATGGACTTAGAAACTTGAATAATGTTGAAGGAGGAATAAAAAAAGTTTTTGATCTTTTGAAGGATAAGGGAAGGGCAGGATTTTTGGATTTTAATCACTCAACAAGAAATTCTTTATCCAATATTTTTCAGAAAATTTATTTGAGATTAATTGTAGTAACCATTTCGCGGCTTTTTAATTTAGGTCCTGAGTACGCATATATTGAAAAAAGTATTAGTAATTTTCCAAAGAAAAATGTGCTTATAAATATTGCTAAGGAAGTTGGATTTAAAAAAGCTGAATATAGGACTATTTTGGGGGGGCAAATGGGGATACTAATTTTAACTAAATAAAGAATTTAGTTTTTAATTATTTTTTCTCCAACAAAAAGAACACTTTCCCCATCTTTTGATTTCGCCCTCAGGAGTAGGGGAATTACAAAGAGTACAAATGCACATATTATTTTGATTGATTCTGCTTGGATGCTTTGCCCAAACTATCTTTGCATTAGTAGCTTTGATATTTTTATTTTTAATTTCATAATTTTGTATTATTTTTATTTCATTCAAAGTTATTCCAATTTTCTCAATTCTCTCTTTTAATTTATGCTTGTTATAGATTAAAGCTTGGCGCCACTGTGGATGATTTACTGCAATAGTAAGTATTTTTTTTTCAATATTTAATGGTTTACATTCTTGAAATAGTTCTAAGCCGATTAAGTTCTTCCAGTTTGCGTTGATTTTAGTGAGTTTATCTAAGTCTCCGCAGGATTTTTTGAAATTATCAAGACAATTTTTTAATGGATGTGGATTCCTTCTATTCACTATTGGCAAATACTTTTTGTCCAATTTGTAATATTTACTTATTAAGACTAAAGTTAATCTAATCTTTAAAAAGATGCTCGTTGTTTTAATAAAGAATTTGTGAAATTTATTGGACCTGCAGCTAAGACAGTTTTTTATTTAAAAAAAATTCAGGGTCAATATCCAACTTGGACACTTCATTACAAAATAAAATGTAAAAGTACCGAAAATGAGCTAACAAACTTGCTTGAATATTCTCAAATAAAGAGAAACCAGCCAATAGCGATAATAGCAAGAGAACAGTCCTCAGGTTTTGGCCAAAACTCAAAAACTTGGGTTTCTCCAAAAGGCGGGATTTGGTTAAGTGCAGCTTATCCAATATTTTCAAAAGAATTTACAAGCCAAATATTTAATTTGTCTTTAGGAATTAAGATATGTGAAATGCTTAGAGAAGAAAATATAAATGTTTTTTTGAAATGGCCAAATGATATTTTTGTTGGTTCAAAAAAGTTAATTGGATTTTTACCAAGGGTGATAACAAGAGGTAAGGAAATTATTTATGTAAGAATAGGTATTGGAATGAATGTTTTAAATCAAACTCCATTAGAAGGTATTTCATTATCAAAAGTACTTAAAACTAAGAATATTAATCAACATTATTGGACAGCTAAAGTTCTTAAAGCTTTTCATGATTCAATTGAATGTAATAACAAAAAAGAATATGTGATCAAATCGGCAAATAAGTACCTTACTAAAAGGTTTTTACCTAGTGGTTTTTGTCCTCATACATGGAAAATTAAAGATATTGATTCGAATGGGAATTTAAGAATTCAAAATGAAACTCAACTTAAGGTAATTAGAAGGTTCTGAATTTATTTAACTTTTAATTCAACTATTCTTCCATCTTTAAATTTGGCTATTTTTTTTGCACGATTGGCTACTTCATCTTCGTGCGTAACTAAAACTATTGTTATTCCAGATTCATGAAGTTTGTCAAAAAGATCTAGTACATCTTCAGTTGTTTTTGAATCTAGTGCTCCAGTAGGTTCGTCTGCTAGTAATATTGCAGGGTTATTGATAATAGCCCTAGCAATAGCTACTCGTTGTTGTTGACCTCCTGATAATTGATTAGGGCGATTATTCATTCTTTCAGAAAGGCCAACTTTTTTTAAGGCATTCTTGCCTCGCTCTAATCTTTGCTCGGGTTCAATTCCAGCATAAATCATCGGTAAAATTACGTTCTCAAGTGCGGTTGCGTCTGAGAGTAGATGAAATTGTTGAAAAACGAAGCCTAATTTTTGGTTACGTATCTCCGCTAGCTCATCATCAGATAAATTCTCAACAGGAATACCATTTAATTTATAAACACCTTCAGATGGTCTATCTAGACATCCAATGATATTCATAGCTGTACTTTTACCTGAGCCACTTGCTCCCATTACAGCTAAATAGTCACCTTTATAAATTTCTAAGTTTATGCTGTCTAAGGCTTTAACAGTTAGATCATCTTTCCCATATTTTTTAGATATTCTCTCTAAACTTGCGACTTTCTTAGACATTTTTTATTGAGGAATTCTTCTAGGAAATATTGTTTGCCATAGCAATAATTTCTTGTAAAAAAGGAGTTTCTGAAACTGCTGTGTTAGCTAATTTAAAAAGAGGGTTAGATAGAATTCCTCCAAGAGCTGTTACCGCCACGCAGGTATAAAGTGCAACTCTCAAAGGGGGCATTCCTACAATCCCCCAATTAATCTCAGGATATGATTTAACTATTTCAGAAGCTTCTTGTGGTTCTTTAACTACCATCATTTTTATAACCGAAATGTAGTAATAAATAGATATGACTGAAGTTACTAATCCAATGATTACTAATAAATATTGATGATTAGCCCAACCTGCAAAGAACAAATATATCTTTCCAAAAAATCCTAACATTGGAGGTAAACCTCCAAGAGAAAGAAGACAAAGGCTTAAGCCTAATGTAATGAGAGGATCCTTTTGGTAAAGTCCTGAGTAATCGAGAATTCTGTCAGATCCAGTTCTTAATGAGAAAAGTATTACACATGAAAATGCACCCAAATTCATAAATAAAT is a window encoding:
- the chlG gene encoding chlorophyll synthase ChlG — encoded protein: MNDPKQLLGIKGASETSSIWKLRIQLMKPITWIPLIWGVICGAAASGNFEWTFSNVLASLACMLMSGPLLAGYTQTINDFFDKEIDAINEPNRPIPSGKISIKDVKIQIWVLLIAGLIVAFLLDLYAKHSFPSVLLLALGGSFVSYIYSAPPLKLKQNGWLGNYALGASYIALPWWAGQALFGKLTIVTALLTLAYSLSGLGIAVINDFKSVEGDSKLGLNSLPVVFGIKNASRISAGLIDIFQLAMVVVLVIIGQHLASVILVLLVIPQITFQDMWLLRDPLKFDVKYQASAQPFLITGMLVTALAIGHSFLVA
- a CDS encoding cytochrome b6f subunit PetP; protein product: MAETKLLPKIGSKIKININKVKDRLPAKLIDQISSNPKAVITGYKMTDGRSIGITAKFQNGEQNWFFPEEIEKG
- the hisF gene encoding imidazole glycerol phosphate synthase subunit HisF; the protein is MVALRLIPCLDVAHGRVVKGVNFVNLRDSGDPVELACRYSDEGADELVFLDIRASVENRNTLVDLVSRTAKSVKIPFTVGGGIDSVSSINDLLRAGADKVSLNSSAVRNPDLISKSSREFGNQCIVIAIDAKRKVNKTDEWEVYVKGGRENTGIDVLSWAKKVEELGAGEILLTSMDGDGTQNGYDLHLTESVANIVNIPVIASGGAGCLEDIYDVFNEGRASAALLASLLHDKKLSLREIKTFLLERKLPIRPYE
- the ubiE gene encoding bifunctional demethylmenaquinone methyltransferase/2-methoxy-6-polyprenyl-1,4-benzoquinol methylase UbiE, which encodes MKFTKTIEVKNIFNKISYKYDFLNNLLSFGLHRLWKRKLVDLLEPLNGEDWADLCCGTGDLAFLISERVSPRGSITGIDSAEDILNIAKKKSELKKNKFIKWEIKDVLEINDYSKNFDGICMSYGLRNLNNVEGGIKKVFDLLKDKGRAGFLDFNHSTRNSLSNIFQKIYLRLIVVTISRLFNLGPEYAYIEKSISNFPKKNVLINIAKEVGFKKAEYRTILGGQMGILILTK
- a CDS encoding DUF721 domain-containing protein, with protein sequence MNRRNPHPLKNCLDNFKKSCGDLDKLTKINANWKNLIGLELFQECKPLNIEKKILTIAVNHPQWRQALIYNKHKLKERIEKIGITLNEIKIIQNYEIKNKNIKATNAKIVWAKHPSRINQNNMCICTLCNSPTPEGEIKRWGKCSFCWRKNN
- a CDS encoding biotin--[acetyl-CoA-carboxylase] ligase; translation: MKFIGPAAKTVFYLKKIQGQYPTWTLHYKIKCKSTENELTNLLEYSQIKRNQPIAIIAREQSSGFGQNSKTWVSPKGGIWLSAAYPIFSKEFTSQIFNLSLGIKICEMLREENINVFLKWPNDIFVGSKKLIGFLPRVITRGKEIIYVRIGIGMNVLNQTPLEGISLSKVLKTKNINQHYWTAKVLKAFHDSIECNNKKEYVIKSANKYLTKRFLPSGFCPHTWKIKDIDSNGNLRIQNETQLKVIRRF
- a CDS encoding ABC transporter ATP-binding protein: MSKKVASLERISKKYGKDDLTVKALDSINLEIYKGDYLAVMGASGSGKSTAMNIIGCLDRPSEGVYKLNGIPVENLSDDELAEIRNQKLGFVFQQFHLLSDATALENVILPMIYAGIEPEQRLERGKNALKKVGLSERMNNRPNQLSGGQQQRVAIARAIINNPAILLADEPTGALDSKTTEDVLDLFDKLHESGITIVLVTHEDEVANRAKKIAKFKDGRIVELKVK